In the genome of Peromyscus eremicus chromosome 1, PerEre_H2_v1, whole genome shotgun sequence, the window GAGCAAATTTCTAGAAGGACTGTGTGCAAATGACCAGATGATTGAGAAGGAGTCAGGAACCAGGTTGGCTGATTTGGAAAGACTTCATGGTTCCTGAAAATACTGTGATGGTCACTCCCAGAATCTTCTGATTGATAATCTTAAAAAACTGCTAATCTTATTCATTAGGATTTCTTTGTCTTAGACATATCACTAACCTCACAACAGCAGCAATACTAAGAAACTAAGCAAACTTTCAATAAATGCTTTCCTGGGCAGGAAATGTTGTCAGAAGATGAAAAACCACCTTCCTAGAATAAGTATTGTCTTGGCCAGTACAGTAATACAAGAGCATCCTGGACAGGGAAGATAGGAAGGACTTCTCATGGTAGATTTTTAACTCATTTGTCAATGGGcacctgtgcacatgcacacccacccacccatacacGCTGCTTATCTATTTACACAGGCACAAGCCTAATGTACAAATTCTCTGGTACAACTTCTTTTACAGTCACTACAACAGAGAGAACGAATTATTCCACATTGGGCATTATTAAGTTCTTTCTGCCTTGCTGACCTATATCCAGTTAGCATTTCTCTCCACCACTCACCATATATGATAGAGGAAGCATAGAGTCCTGTGCTTACTCAGGAAATCTCTGCAATTTTTAACCATAAGACACAGAGGGCGCATGTGCTTCTGCTCCTGTTCAGACATGGTCGTTAAGGATCCAAAATCTTCTTCTCAGTTATATTACATCCTGGGATGAAAAAGTTCAGAGTACCATGAGAAGATGCTAGAAAGGgaatttgctttgcttttgaaagccagaagaaatTTTACTTAGAAAGTAACATTTCAGCTCAGCCATGAGGATCAACAGAGAGTTTTCAGATTAAGTAGAGAAGTTAGGTATATCCTGCATGGGTATCCAACCTGCTGACTGTGGGATGCATGCAGCTGATGGTAGCTATGCATATGAACCAGCACGGAATCATAAACCCACTTAAAACGCTATGAAATTTTCCTTGTAAGTTAATTTTGCAGTTCTTGattgtgaactttgtagatgctGCTGCTGTAtgcaatgtcaaaaggttgaacatacccaacagaaaaaaaaatcactgccacAGTCAGTGTGTGACATAGTATTCTCTCAAACACTGAATTAAGATATTGGGAaattgaggggttggggatttagctcagtggtagagcgcttgcctagcaagcgcaaggccctgggttcggtcctcagctctggaaaaaaaaagacaaaacaacaaaaaagaccaaaaaaaaaaagatattgggaaaatgaaaattatgGATACACAGGGATATTAAAAATCATTGTTTATATAACCTTTTACAAAAATatcaaagatagcaatgaaaaaGCACCCCTCTCATTTTCCGCCTGCACATAGGATCCCTGTTACTTATCACTCTCAGACACAGTTTAACTCTGTAGATACCAGACTTGGGAAAGGTCTGTATGGCGGGCTGTGCTGCAAGTTAAGACCTCAGAAAAAGTGATcacacacaacaaaacacaaGCTTCAACATTTAGTTTCTTTGtaaaagtatattaaaataaacaatcaaaaacTTTATTTGATTAGGACTAACATTTTACTCCATgaagtgtatttaaaaaaaaaaattaagaagatttattatgtatacagtgttctgcttgtgtgccagaagagggcgccagatctcattacagatggctgtgagtcatcatgtggttgctgggaattgaactaaggacctctggaagagcagccagtgctcttttaactgctgagccatctctccagccatttaaaaattttttttaaattaatttttagtgGACCAAGTATTAATCTCCTGGACTGAACAGCTCCTTCTCTTGACTTGCTTTACTGAATCCTTGACCCCACTGAACCCGCATCTTGCTTGCCACACCTCAAGTTAACTTGACTGTGAGCAGACCAAGCCTAGGAACAAGAGACCCTCTTACCTTGTTTTATCAGCCCTTTGTTCtgtgttgattttgttttctattgctcttGCACTTTTGCTTCTCTCTCATCCCTGCCCTCCCATCTCCAGATGTTCTTGAAAGCAATCTTAACACAGTTGTTCTCCTGAGTTTAGGATGTGTTGCAAAAGTTGGATGGTGAGGAAAGGGATCAGTTAGCTGTGAAGATGGAAAATAAACAGCGTAGAAGAGAATAATAATATAGAAACTATCAGCTGAAAGAAAAGAATATCATACACTGAATTCCACAATCCTGGAACTGTACAGAGTGGGAGGTAACTCCTATGTTAAGTGCATCTTCAcctgcttgtatgtatatttgtttctCTACTATTAAAGACAGCAGTGTTGCTATCTGCCTCATACAACGTTTAAGTATTTATCATGAGCTTTTAGCAGTAAGTCAATATTAGTATTTGTTGCCCATGATCTCCTTTTAAAAGCATTCTCTGGGAGATCAAGTTAGTTTATCCCCAGTTTTCTAACGAAGCCACTATTTCCTATCACTGCCTCACTGATACCCTCCCAGCGTTTGTGagggaaacaagaaaaaaaggaattccCATTAATAGATCAGCTTCTGAAAAGATGCATGGGTTGCATGGGAACCCCAAGTGAAACACCAGAAGGACTACTTCTAGATCCTTCTGATACTGTTTTGTTAACTTGCTGTTAGCTGTCTTCAACCTTAGGAGATGCTTCCTCTCATTCTACCTCACATGTTCAGGAAGCTAGAGGGACAagcttattattaaaaagaaatttacagaGTTTTGACCTAGAATGGAGGTGAGACTCTTTCTGAAGCTGCTTTAAGATGCAGGGCTAGGAGACCATAGGCTTGAGCACTCACCACTCAACAGTAGGCTGGACCAAGGGAGCTCATTTTGGCAAGTCTTTTGCCCACATCATTCTTTTCTTCAAAAATCTGTGGCTAGAATGATTCCTTGCATCTTTTTAAAGCCAATCGAAATCTCTGGGAGTGGAGTAATAGAGACACAGTCAAGTTCCCTTAAGAGCAATTAACTAAGTAATCATACTGCTTTCTCAGTATCAGATGCCCCTAAGGAAACTAaacatgtgtatgaaaatgaatGTGGATATATTTATCTTCTGTGATAATTAAATAAGCAATGTATAGAAATTACTAAGAACATTTTATATCTTTACAATGTAAGATGAAAGCAAACACTTGGAGAATATTATGTTATCTGAAAATAGTCATACGAaattaaagttagaaaaaaatacaaaaggctAAGGAAAGCATGGGGGTGATGAGTTGGTTAGAAGAACTTAGCCAAATATACAATTTTATAGTTAAATAGGAAGAACAAATTCTGGTGTTCTATTATTGCATAGTAGGGCAGTAATGGTTAACACTAACACATTGTCTCTTCTAAAATAGACAATAAAGAGTGTTTTGAATACTATCACCACACAGAAATGCTAAAGATCTAAAGGATGAATATGCAACATTATCTTGACTCCATCATTACCCAATGTATAATTGTGTTGAAAGATCAtctaattgtattttattattgcaCCAGTTAAGGATAAAatactatataaatattttaagacaaaaataaaaacatattttgtcTTAAAAGTTCACATAATCCAATTGTAAGATTTACTAAGATTGTTTGGGAAGTGTTTTCTTTATGCAACTAGTTTTACAAGAGAGGAGAGGCTGTGTATAGTTGTATAGTTAGCAAAAATATGCTTTAAATGTTaagatacacataaatataacaaGACCTAGATATTATAAATCAAGAGGGGCCCAAGAGACTTAGAAAAAAGTGGAGGAATTCAGGAAAGAAAGTCCTTAATAATTATAAGAACACAACAAATATGAAGAGGTGTTCTGACAACTTACAAAGTCAGGACACAAAATCTACCATCTTGCAAAGAAAAGGTATTTAAGGACCACAGTGAAACTGAGTTTAGTGTATAGGTAGAATgataaaaaaatattcaacagGTGCTACTGGAGAAGAAGATATAGTGCATTCTACAAAGATCAAATTAATGTGATCATCAATTGAGTCTTCAAGGAAATGTTCATTCATTAATGCAAGGAAATGCTGAGAAGTTTTCTCAAAAGACAGGTATCAGAATATCCAAGTGACACACTGAAGTGGTAGCTAGATAACACTTTGAAAAATAGCATACTAAAGCAGATCTCATTCTAAATAGGAAGTTGTCTGACACACTAAGTAGTTTTGGAAAAGAGCCTTGAATTCATTGAGTGTATGAATGAACCCAAGACTAGGCATGTAGATTAGACAGGGCACAGTCACTCTGTAGAAGAAAATCAAATTCTAGCAAAGTGCTCTCTTCCAACTCTTAAACATATAAGTACATGGCTAGCTGAGAGGCGATATCACAAAGTTATTGGTGTTAGTCCATTTTCAGGATAGATATACGAATGTATATTGAGACAAATGAAAGACATGTAGATATCTAGAGAGGATTATAGGTTGTGAAAGAAAATACACaatgtttttactcttgtttctCTCAGGAGCTCCCTATTCTTAGCAGGAGAGAACATAAGTGAATGATGGAATATTAGCATGGATTTCAATGTGTCTGGGGAAGAGACAAAAGGATGTTTGCTGTCTTAAGGTTCCCTCACCTCAGGGGGTTAATAGGTAAGACAGAGGTGGAACACAGAGGATGATGACTGGGACAACTAGACGGCTTAGCAAGGGAGAGAAGCCATGAACAAAAGTGAGCTTTTCCCATGGATAATGAAGCCATGGACcactaaaaaaaagaattaaaaactttATTAGATGAAAAAGAATCCATGTTCAAACCTTCAGCTTAAattattttcccccaaattttgtGGTAATTTATTAAGTTATTTAGTGGTAAAGAATTTAAAAGTCATTAACCTAtgaatttgaatatattttcctgGCCATTACCTCCTGAATATCAATCTTAGCTCATATAGTATGAGATTGAGGAAAATGCTTTGAGATCTTCATAATTTTGACAGATGCTCCATACATTAtcttcttacttaaaaaaaaaaaaagctctacaAATATACCATTCTAACTCCTCAGATATTACCACAGATTTCCCATCTATGCTTAAGATTAAAGCATACATGTGTTCTTTCAAAAACTCCTAAATGTTCCTGGGAATGTTCACTTAAGATCAGGTTTACagatcaccccagcctctaggctttaggcccTGGGCACAACCAGTGCCCCCATaccccacccattgcagtcccagttgcaggccagcaggcacgactcctgcaggcaggcctgaccAGCACCCTCACTGGACCCTGTAATCTAAAAGCCCCATTCCACCCACTAAACCAAACCATCCTCCAAGATCTCAGCTGGTCCccgagacacagactctgccaggtctgattggaccaagagtagctccctgagacacagacaccatttgcacCAATTATAGGAAGAggtgggtagatgccagtgcaagaatacattcaacaacataaagagcaatatggcaccaccagaacctagtggttctacatcagcaagacctgaacatcccaatgtagaagaagcagaagaaaatgaccttaaaatgactttaagaagatggtAGAAGCTtctaaagaggaaataaaaaattcccttaaagaaactgaggaaaagacaaacaaataaattagaagaaataaataaatctcttaacaaaagccaagaaaacaaaaaaaaagcaattaaacaggtgaaggaaacagttcaagatctgaaaattgaaatagaaacaatgaagaagacacaaactgaggggatgctggaaatgaaaaatctgagtaaacaaacaggaactacagatgcaagcataaccaacagaatacaagagatggaagagagaatctctggagtggaggatacaatagacaaaatagattcattggtcaaagaaaacacaaaagccaaaaaaagtcataacacaaaatgtccaggaaatctgggacaccatgaaaaggccaaacctaagaataataaagatagaagaaggagaagaaaaccaactcaaaggcacagaaaatatattccacaaaatcatagaaggaaactttcccaacctaaagaaggaaatacctatgaagatacaagaagattacagaacaccaaatagactggacccaagaaagaagtcccctcgccacataataatcaaaccactaaacatacagaataaagaaaaatattaagagctgcaaaggaaaaaggccaagtaacatataaaggcaggcccatcagaataacacttgacttctcaatggagactctgaaagccagaaggtcctggacagatgttatcagatgctaagagaccatggatcccagcccagactattatacccagtaaaactctcaatcaacatagacagagtaaaaaaatattccatgataaaaccagatttaaacaatacatccagccctacagaaagcactagaaggaaaaatccaacccaaggaagttagacacacccatgaaaacagaCAATAGGTAATTCCTTACCaacaaatccaaaaaaaaaatcaaaaaatagcAGGAagtaacaatcactggtcattgatatcccttaatatcaatggactcaattctaCTATAAAAAGATGCATTCTAACAGAATGGATTTGAAAACAGAATCtatccttctgttgcatacaagaaacacacctcaacttcaaagacagacactacctcagagtcttcccagtcaaatggacttaagaagcaagctggtgtagctatcctaatatctaacaagaTAGACTTACAACTaaagttaatcaaaagagatcgagaaggaccttaacagagaaataagggaactaacagacataatgattcaaatggacttaatagacatccacagaacattccacctaaacacaagagaatataccttcttctcagcacctcatggaaccttctctaaaattgaccacatactcagtcacaaaacaaatctcaacaaatataaaaaattgaaataacttcctgtattttattggaccaccatgccttaaagttagaattcaacaacaacaaaaattacagaaagcctacagttGAATAATGTTCAACTGTATCACCTctgggtaaaggaagaaataaagaaagaaattaaagacttcctagaatttaatgaaaataaatgtataacatacccaaacttatgggacactatgaaagaagTACTATAAGGAAAAGTCATAGCACTAGGGgcctacataaagaagatggagaaatctcactctagctacttaacagcacaactaaaagctctagaacaaaaagaagcaaacttaccCAAGAGGTGTAAATGGCAGGaagtaatcaaattgagggctgaaatcaataaaacagaaacaaagagaacagtaaaaagaatcaatgaaacaaagagttggttctttgagaaaatcaacaagatagacaaacccttatccaaactaactaaaaggcagagatagaatatccaaattaacaaaatcagagatgaaaagggagacataacaactgatgatgaggaaatccagagaatcatcaggtcatacttcaaaagcctgtactccacaaaattggaaaatctaaaagaagtggacaattttctgaataggtaccatatacccaaattaaatcaagacccgataaacaatttaaatagacctataactcctgtggaaatagaagcagtcattaaaagtctcccaaccaaaaaaagcccagggccagatggtttcagtgcagaattctaccagaatttcaaagaagagctaatatcaatactcctcaaattgttccacacaatagaaacagaaggaacattgccaaactatttttatgaggctacagttaccctgatacccaaaccacacaaaattgcaacaaagaaagagaattacagaccaatctccctcatgaacattgatgcaaaaatactcaataaaatactggtaaacagaatccaagaacacataaaaaatcatccatcatgatcaagtagacttcatcctagaggtgcagggatggttcaacatacaaaaatctgtcaatgtaatttatcatataaacaaactgaaaaaaaaatcacatgatcatctcattagacgcTGAAAAAGCCttggacaaaatccaacaccccttcctgataaaggtcttggagaaatcaggaatacaaagaacatacagtgaagggtaaggttttaatctcagctcttagctattgctctgacttcttggctttcatctctgaatcaactctgtgtttcttatttaaaaagacggttacatctacaatacttaaacataataaaggcaatttacaccaagccgacagccaacataaaattaaatggagagaaactcaaagtgattccactaaaatcaggaataagacaaggtttTCCACTCTCCCAATGTCtatccaatatagtacttgaagttgtagctagagcaataaggcaacaaaaggagatcaaacggatacaaattggaaaggaagatgtcaaacttttgctatttgcagatgatatgatagtctacataagtgaccccaaaaattctaccaaggaattcctacaactgataataaccttcagtaatatggcagaatataagattaactcaaaaaatcagtagcactcctatacacaaatgataaacgaGCTGAGAAAgtaatcagagaaacatcaccctttacaatagccacaaataatataaaataccttggggtaactctaaccaagcaaatgaaagagctgtatgacaagaactttaagtcctggaagaaagaaattgaggaagatatcagaaaatggaaaaatctcccatgctcatggatagatagaaccaacatagtaaaaatggcaatcttactaaaagcagtctatagattcagtgcaattcccatcaaaatcccaacacaattcttcacagacctctaaAGAACAATCCTGAACttcttacagaaaaataaaaacctcagggtagccaaaacaatcctttacaataaagcaacctttgGAAGCATCACCaaccctgacctcaagctctattacagagctatagtagtaaaaacagcttggtattggcataaaaattaaCATGCAGACCAATGTAAttgaattaaagaccctgacattaatccacacacctatggacacctgatttttgacaaggaagcaaaagctatacaatggaaaaaagaaagcatcttccacaaatggtgctggcataactggatgtcaacatgtagaagattgcaaataaatctatatctatcaccatgcacaaaactcaagtccaagtggatcaaagacctcaacataaattcagttacactgaacctgaacACTGAGaggtaggaagtagccttgaatgcattggcataggggACCACTTCtgaaatataacaccagtagcacagacactgagagtaagAGACACATAGTATCATGAATCAGAATGATGGAACCAATAGAAGAAGGATGACAACACACAAGGttaagtaaaaaaaatacatatatatacatatttcaagTAAATACatctatattttcatatatatatatatatatatatatatatatatatatatatatatatatatatatattcagccAGAAATTTATTTGTCCACTCACCAAGTATTATTCTGGGTACTACAGAGACCAGTAGGTATGTGTagtgagagagaaaacaaaaagatgaagCTTATGCCTTGCTGGACTTGACCAGTTTTGTGTTGATAGAGAATAAAACAAATAGCAGTTTATAGATGACTGCTTAATAACAGCTATGATATGTAAAGtgagagaataaagaggaaaatatGCTGTTAGCAGCAGGGAGAGGGAAACAGCCCTGATGGCTGCTGGATGTGATTATGAGTGAATAGAACATTTGCAAATCtggtaaattattttattttatttaaataacattttttcatttattttacatattgactccagtttctcctctcttctctcctcccacttccctgTCCTCCTTTTTTCCCATCTATCCTCTGCCCTTcaactcctccctcttctccattcagaaagggacagaCCTCCCATGGGCTTAAACAAGGcgtggcacatcaagttgaggcaggactaagctcctccccatTGCATCAAGGCTGGCCAAGGTAATCTAGCATGGGGAACAGATTCCCAAAAGtcagctaagtgccagggacaggtcttgATTTCACTGTTAgtagccttacaaacagaccaagctatgcaactgtcacacatacatgcagagagcctaggtcagtccgcGGGAgactccctaactgttggtccagagtccatgagctcctacaagctcaggtcagctgtctctgtgccCTGTCATGACCTCCCTGGCTTATAGAATCCCTGCTCCCTTTCTGCAGCaagacttctggagctcagcctagtgcttagctggggatctctgcatcttcttccatcagttactggatagagtatctctgatgacaatagggtagtcaccaatctgactacagtagatggccagttcaggtatcTTCTCCattactgctaggagtcttagctggggttatccttgtgaattcctggaggtttccctggtaccaggtttctccctaaccctgaaatgTCCCAACAGCCcgcataaaaaatatttaaaagaaaatctattgACATCTGGTCTGCTATTTACAATGATGTCAACTTAGTGCAAGTCTTTCTGAAGCTTCATACTTCAAATTCTCAAGCTGATTGAGGATGTTGTGTGAAAATGCATGTCTTTTGCTCTTCATCATCTcaatgtgtgtatacattatattttattattattattatttattcattttacataccaagcacagattACATTAAATGTTTTCAGTGCCCTTTAAAGtagtaatttaatttattttcttgaaaatttcaCTCATTTATACAACACatcttgatcatatctacccccaATCCTTCCTCTAACTTCCTTCAGGTCTCCCCGCTCCAACACATTTCCCTCTCAATTtcatgtcctttaaaaaaaaaacaataaccctgagaaaccctgtctcgaaaaaccaaaaaaaaaaaaaaaaaaccaaaaaaaaaaaccaaaaaaaaccaataacCCAGAGAGTTAATTTGTGAGGCCCATATTTGCATGTGAGTAGGGACATTCACTGGAGTGCATGCAATATAGTAGTGACCCCACcttcaaagaaaagtgactctcccaCCTCCAGCAGCCATTGACTGCCAATAGCTCTTCCACTAGGAACAGGGCCTCTGAAGCTCTCCCCTATCTTGCTGGAATTTTCATTGTCTTAATTTTGTGCAGTAACCacaattgctgtgagttcatgagaacCGAAGCCaggtcatgtccagaagacagcatctcacAGTACTCTTCCCTGTTGGTGACTCCACTTTTTTTCCTGTCCCCTTCTGTGATGCTCCTTAAGCCTTGTGGTGGGTTTGGTATAGATGTCGTATCTACTACTGAAAATGCATAGCAGCTTATCCACAGCACTCTGATCAATCTAGTCTCTTTATAAACCACTGCTCACTGCAAAATAAGCTGTTCTGATCATGGTTGAGAGCAGCATTAGTCTGTATGTAAATCTGCCCAGGAAGTGATTGATTACACCTATGTCCATAAGCCTTAACAGGATAAACTTATTTTCTAGTAGATAGAAACCAATTGATGTCCAAAATGTTTCGCTCTGTCACTAGCCATGTacattctcagctacacaggtTTGTGCTTCTAATTGTCCCAATGTTTTAATAGGTTTTATGTCTTTATATGTATGGAGATATTACATAGTTTATGAGGAAATACAAACATAGTAACAAAAGAAACAACTGAAtaacttatttttgaaaaaaatgcaaagaatatATGTAAAGTgttatttctgtttgttcttcTCGTCACTATTATAGAATTCCCCCCAAATagtcattattattataaatttaatatgtttttaaaataaatgcacaaattGACTGATCATTTTCAGTATTTATGCCTATGTTACACATatgatattatataatataaaatctgCAATTTGTTGTTTAACACATGAGCACTTGTCATCTTATACCATCATTTTGACTAATGCAGAATGTTCCATGGTATAGCAAAAccctagtttatttatttatccatttatgcTTGGTGAGATTCTTTTTTGTGCtattgaaaatttttttcatataatatattccatCCAGTGTTTcttctcccccagctcctcccaggttTTCCCCACCTTGTCACTCACTCAACTCCataccctttccttctctttctctttagaaaacaaataggcaaaaatacaaaaaacccacacaagccagaatcttctattttatttatttatttatttatttatttatttatttatttatttatttatttatttatttattgtatctgAGTGCTTCAGATTTTTGCAAAGTCTAGAGGAggacatcaaatcccctggaactggagatacaggtggttgtgagctacctggtgtgagtactgggaaccaaaccttcaTTCTTAATTGAACAGTGTGTGCTCTTGATAAGTCAACTACAAccctgtctttttcttgtttgagcaaaacaaaacacactatCTCAAATATTGCTAAAGTGTCTGTCATGATAAAGAAACATCAGACTACAGATCTAGACCTGGGCTGGGAGTCAGAACAGTTGGATAAGGAACATAGGAACAAACTATACAACTTAGATCGACACCTATGATGCACATAAATGTTTGTTCCTTATGCTTTCATCAATGTGAGATCATTTTCCAGCTTTGAAGCTAacagttctttctctctctctccacgtTGCTTTTGGTGATATGACTGGCTTAGGATCCTCTAATGAATGGTCTAGGGtctcttaatattttctttgaagaaaGAGTTGTATTAACCCTTGGCGAATCTGCTTGTTCTTAGCACTGTAGATGATGGGATTGAGCATCGGTGGTACCAGAAGATAGATATTGGCCAGGAGCAGGCGGACAGCGGGTGCAGCGTGTTTCATGAAGCGGTGTACCAGAGCCACACTGATCATAGGCACATAGTACACAAGAACTGCACACAAGTGTGAAACACAGGTGTTGAGAGCCTTCCTCCGCCCCTCCCCAGAGGTAATGTTAAGTACTGTGTACAGGATCAGCACATAAGAGACAAGAATGAGCAGTGAGTCCAGCCCAAAAGTGGAAGTCACAATGCAGAGCCCCAAAATGCTGTTGGGACGAGTGTCGCCACAAGGCAGCTGGATTAGATCTGAGTGCAGACAATAGGAGTGGGAGAGCACATTGTGGCCACAGAAAGGCAGATGGTTTAGGAGAAAAGGCAGGGGGAACATGAGCAACAGACTCTTCAGTCCGAGTATAACACTGGTACCAGCAATACGGGGCAGGGTCAGGATGGCGGTATAGCGGAGTGGGTTGTAGATGGCAACAAAGCGATCCACAGACATGGCTAGAAGAACtcctgactccatgatggaaaaTGAATGTATGGAGAACATCTGCAAAAGGCAGGCTTTGAAGCTGATTTTATTGGCACTAAAAAGAAAGATGCTGAGCACAGTGGGCAGGGTTGAAGCAGAGACACCAAGCTCGGAGAAGGCCAGCATAGCCAGGAACAAGTACATAGGCTGGTGGAGAGAACTGTTTTTCCTGATCACAGTCAGAATAAGGGTATTGCCCACAATGGCTATAATGTAAGTGAAACAGAATGGGaagaccagccagggatacaatGCCTCCAGACCAG includes:
- the LOC131901127 gene encoding olfactory receptor 51I1-like; this translates as MLNSSQFTPKYFLLTGLPGLEALYPWLVFPFCFTYIIAIVGNTLILTVIRKNSSLHQPMYLFLAMLAFSELGVSASTLPTVLSIFLFSANKISFKACLLQMFSIHSFSIMESGVLLAMSVDRFVAIYNPLRYTAILTLPRIAGTSVILGLKSLLLMFPLPFLLNHLPFCGHNVLSHSYCLHSDLIQLPCGDTRPNSILGLCIVTSTFGLDSLLILVSYVLILYTVLNITSGEGRRKALNTCVSHLCAVLVYYVPMISVALVHRFMKHAAPAVRLLLANIYLLVPPMLNPIIYSAKNKQIRQGLIQLFLQRKY